The Thermosynechococcus sp. HN-54 DNA segment GAAGAATACGACATTTCTTCCCTTTTTTCTAGCCTCTCAAACTATCTTTCAACACTTCTGGGCTGTGCACTAACTTTCACAGTGTTACGAGTGTGCGATACTTGTGAAAAGGGCTGTGCTGCGATTCAAATCTTCAACCAGTGAAAAAGCGGGTCACATTGACATTCCCCCGACGGACGATCCAAATGCCCGTCACCTATCGCTTGGCCAAGGACTTTAATATTGCCGCCAATATCATCCGCGCCCAAGTGGCTCCCAACCAAGTGGGCAAACTAGTTCTGGAGCTGGCAGGAGACATTGACCAAATGGAGGCGGCCCTAGAATGGTTGCGGCAGCAGAATATTGAAGTTTCCCTTGCTAGCCGTGAAATTGTGATTGATGAGCAGGCCTGTGTCCACTGTGGCCTCTGTACAGGGGTATGCCCCACTCAGGCGCTGACGCTCCATCCAGAGACGTTTCAACTCCAATTTACCCGCTCCCGTTGCATTGTCTGTGAGCAATGTGTTGCCGCGTGCCCGATGGAGGCCATTCACACAAACTTTTGATGCAAGTCCTCAACTAATCCTCAAGAATCACGTCCTCATAGATGTCAGACAAGTGGCCTTGCCAGCCGATGCTCTTGAGTTCAACTGGGCTGTCTGGCGAGGTATAGGCCTGCCAAACCCATAACCCTGCGGTGCTGCGATGAAAGGTCTCTAGCCGCTGCTGACGAGTATTGACAAGCACGTATTCTTTTAAAGTCTCAAGGCTTTGATAGTCAAGGAACTTATCGCCGCGATCAAAGGCCTCTGTTGAGGGAGAGAGCACCTCAATCACTAAGCAAGGGAAGGATTTATACAGTGGCGCTTGCTGATCCCGTGGGTCACAGGTCACCAATAAATCGGGATAGTAAAAGCAATTTCGCTGCTCAAGCCGTACTTTCATATCTGAAATGTAGAGACGACAGCCCCTTTGCCGCAAAGTGGGGCGTAGGAGGGTGGCCAAATTCAAGGCTAGGGTGACGTGGGCATCACTAGCTCCTGCCATTGCATATACTTGGCCGTTGATGTATTCGTGCTTAACTCCACTTTGGGCTTCCCATTGCAAATAGTCTTGAGGACTCAGTTGCGGTGAAGGTTGCGTGCTCATTGGCAGTCTGGAAGAGCCAGTGGTTATCTCGCTACTATTGATCCTAGGGTACGAAGAAAATCATGACCCAACAACACGGATATTCGGCACTGGCAACGTTGGCGGGGATAGTGTTCCTGATTGCCCCGGCCAAGGGAGTGCCTTCGGCTGTATTGCCAGAACGTTTTTATCGGGCGATCGCCAACCAAGACTGGGCAACAGCGGTGCAAATTCTTGATCAAGTCATTCGTACCCATCCCCAGCAGGCGCCAGCCCTTGCCAGCTATCGTCAAGAATTGCTACGGCTGCAACAACTGCCCCGAACTGCTGCTCCACCAATGGCAACAGTGATCACCCAGCCCAGTGGCATTGTGCCCATCCTGCGGCGGCAAGGGGGGATTCCCGTTATCCAAGTTATGTTTAATCAACGGCTGCGGTTTGAGATGCTGGTGGATTCAGGCGCCAGTATGACAGTGATTACCCGATCAATGGCACGCGCTTTAGGCATTACCCCTGCGCAAGTTGTGGAAAATCGCATTTTTCATACCGCCAATGGTCAAGTGGTCTTACCAGTCGTGTATGTCCAATCAATCAGCGTCGGCGGCTTCCATCGTAAACAAGTGCCCGTTGCTGTGGCTGGGTCTGAAATGACTATTGGCCTCTTGGGGCAAGATTTTCTCCAGCACTTTGATGTCAGTCTGCGGCAAGATCATATTCAGTTGCAACGTCGTCCTTAAGAAATGCCCATCCTCGCCAAAGCCATCTTAGCTAGTCACAATGACGGTAAGGTCAAAGAGTTCCAAGGCTGGTTACAGCCGTGGATTGGTGAATTGCTACCCTTGCCCTCCACCATTGAGATCGCTGAAACCGCTGATTCCTTCTTGGGCAATGCCTGCTTGAAGGCCACCACAGCTGCCAAAGAGATGGGTGAGTGGGCGATCGCCGACGATTCGGGGCTAGCCGTTCATGCCCTTAAGGGGGCACCGGGGATTTATTCGGCTCGCTACGGTGCCACGGATGCTGAGCGCATTGAGCGTCTATTGCGGGAAATGGCCGGTGTGCGCGATCGCAGAGCTGAATTCATTTGTGTCATTGCCCTCGCGCGCCCCGATGGCACGATTGCCATTACAACGGAAGGACGTTGCACAGGCGAAATTTTAAGCGCGCCCCGTGGCAGTGGCGGTTTTGGCTATGATCCCATTTTTTGGGTACCCAGCCAGCAGCGCACATTTGCGGAAATGAGTCCAATGGAAAAGCAACAAATCAGTCATCGCGGCCAAGCGCTGCAACAGCTTCAGGAGTATTTTCAAGCCTTGAGTCCGTAAATTTACGGTTGTTGGCAGTCGGCTGTTAGCTTAGCCTAGCTAAAGATGGGGTTTCTCTAGGGAAACCTCGCTACAATGCAAGAGCTGGCTTAAGGTAACCCTACATTAGCAAATGCTCCTCATAGAAAAAACTAATCGGGAATATAATGAAGATAGGTGAGGGTGTGCCCGAGGCTCGGTGGCTGGTTGCCGTGATTCAAAGCAAAGAGTATGGGCGATCGCGAATTAATTGAACAATTTATCAAAGACTTAATCCAGAAAAATTCGCGAATGCTCTCGAATCGGCACCTGCGCGTCGAAACCACCTTTGATGAAGTGCAGTTAATTTCCTATCGGGATGGCATTGTTGCTCGTGTCAAAACCGATGCCCCCACCCTTGCTATTGAAGTACGGGACACCTCTCCCTATCGGCCTCTCATTCAAGAGGTCATGGTGGACTATGAGATTTTT contains these protein-coding regions:
- a CDS encoding NIL domain-containing protein: MKKRVTLTFPRRTIQMPVTYRLAKDFNIAANIIRAQVAPNQVGKLVLELAGDIDQMEAALEWLRQQNIEVSLASREIVIDEQACVHCGLCTGVCPTQALTLHPETFQLQFTRSRCIVCEQCVAACPMEAIHTNF
- a CDS encoding Uma2 family endonuclease, whose protein sequence is MSTQPSPQLSPQDYLQWEAQSGVKHEYINGQVYAMAGASDAHVTLALNLATLLRPTLRQRGCRLYISDMKVRLEQRNCFYYPDLLVTCDPRDQQAPLYKSFPCLVIEVLSPSTEAFDRGDKFLDYQSLETLKEYVLVNTRQQRLETFHRSTAGLWVWQAYTSPDSPVELKSIGWQGHLSDIYEDVILED
- a CDS encoding TIGR02281 family clan AA aspartic protease, producing the protein MTQQHGYSALATLAGIVFLIAPAKGVPSAVLPERFYRAIANQDWATAVQILDQVIRTHPQQAPALASYRQELLRLQQLPRTAAPPMATVITQPSGIVPILRRQGGIPVIQVMFNQRLRFEMLVDSGASMTVITRSMARALGITPAQVVENRIFHTANGQVVLPVVYVQSISVGGFHRKQVPVAVAGSEMTIGLLGQDFLQHFDVSLRQDHIQLQRRP
- the rdgB gene encoding RdgB/HAM1 family non-canonical purine NTP pyrophosphatase, with amino-acid sequence MPILAKAILASHNDGKVKEFQGWLQPWIGELLPLPSTIEIAETADSFLGNACLKATTAAKEMGEWAIADDSGLAVHALKGAPGIYSARYGATDAERIERLLREMAGVRDRRAEFICVIALARPDGTIAITTEGRCTGEILSAPRGSGGFGYDPIFWVPSQQRTFAEMSPMEKQQISHRGQALQQLQEYFQALSP